In Cryptomeria japonica chromosome 10, Sugi_1.0, whole genome shotgun sequence, a genomic segment contains:
- the LOC131060855 gene encoding uncharacterized protein LOC131060855, translating into MSKKCNSPTEWVPPQRGWIKANFDGVSQRGGGLSGVGVVFQDHSGSIVKLGAQHIKQGTNNESEAYATWLTTRCARNMRIKKLHLEGDLVIISQAIKNGEIKAWHLQNFISLILEDLNHFEEVMVSHIRWEGNTVADKLSKWALSFNQVEDTFFEFFDGVVQWLDGGHVYLPNAEATESTLWAG; encoded by the exons ATGAGTAAGAAGTGTAACTCACCCACAGAATGGGTTCCACCCCAGAGGGGGTGGATCAAAGCCAATTTTGATGGTGTTTCTCAACGTGGAGGGGGTCTGTCAGGTGTGGGAGTGGTGTTTCAGGATCACAGTGGCAGCATTGTAAAATTGGGAGCTCAACATATAAAGCAAGGCACCAACAATGAATCAGAAGCATATGCAACATGGCTGACAACTCGATGTGCTCGGAATATGAGGATTAAAAAACTACATCTGGAAGGGGATTTAGTGATCATAAGCCAAGCCATAAAAAATGGTGAAATTAAAGCATGGCATCTACAAAATTTTATTTCACTAATTTTAGAGgatttgaatcattttgaagaagtCATGGTTAGCCATATCAGATGGGAGGGTAATACAGTGGCAGACAAATTGTCTAAATGGGCCCTGTCTTTTAATCAAGTAGAGgatactttttttgaattttttgatg GTGTTGTTCAGTGGTTGGATGGAGGCCACGTTTACCTTCCAAATGCAGAAGCGACAGAAAGCACTTTATGGGCCGGTTAA